A window of Gudongella oleilytica genomic DNA:
GAGTTTATCGATGACCTTTCCAATCCCTTTGGACCCAAGGTAACATTCCACTACCTTGACAATGCAAATCCCGAGGAAAATCAAAAGCTTGGAACCTACGGAGTCATCAAGGGAGCTAATAGATATATAGGCACAACTATAAAGGATGAACCTCTTGCCCTGGAGGCTTTAGGCTATGAGATGGAGGTGCTTATGCTTTACCTGGCAAGTAAGGGACTTGGTACGTGCTGGCTTGGAGGAACCTTTGACAGGGAGAGCTTTGCGACTGCCATGAAGGTAGATAAGGGGGAGCTGTTCCCCGCTATAACACCCTATGGCTATCCAGCAGAGAAGAAGCATATCAAGGAAGTGGCTATGAGGACACTGATAAAGGCAGATCAACGGGTAGATTGGAGCAAGATATTTTTTGAAAATGACCTTAACTCACCTTTGAGCGAGGATCAGGCAGGGGAATTTGCATTCCCATTGGAAATGCTTCGCCTTGGGCCTTCAGCATCTAACAAGCAGTCCTGGAGGATCGTTCTGAGAGACGGAGCATTCCATTTCTACGAGGATAAGGAGCCGGGCTACAGTGACCGTTTTACCTACGACATACAGAAAATAGACATTGGAATAGCAGCGGCACATTTTGATCTGGCAGCAAGGGAAAAGGGACTAAAGGGAGAGTTTGAATTCGAAGAGCCTAAGGGGGAGCTTCCGAAGAACTTGCTATACTCATTCTCATGGAGAATTGGAAAATAGATTTGGTGCATTAAACGAGGTGACTAACTATTAAAAGTCAATGATTTTTTTTAGAAATATGATGAAACAAAAATGGGCATACCAAATAAGCCTTTTGATAGATCATTTCAAAAAGCAATCAGACTTTAGTGTTACTGATCGCCACTACACAATCAGCGAAGTTTTGTTGGATCAAAATCAATTCCATTCTTTTCAAGAGTAAAGATGACTCGAATCAATTTCTTGACAAGATGAGAACATGCCACACGGTGTGATTTACCTTCATTACGCTTTTTGTGGTAGTACTCAGCAAATGTCATGTTGTATTGAATCAATGGAATACACAGATTCATCAAGGTGTAGCGAAGATGAGAAGAACCTCTTTTAACCATACCTCCACCATGTTCCGACGTCCCTGATTGATAATAACCTGGTTCAAGCCCAGCAAAAGAAAGCATCTGAGCAGGGGAATTAAATTTAGATAAATCACCATATTCAGCATATATAACAGCTGCTGACAGAGGGCCAATCCCAGGTATAGATAAAGTTTTGGGATCAATTTCAACGATTAAAGATTCAATTTGACTTTCAAGAGAGTCTACCTCATTTGCTAATTGTTTATACAAAGATAGCAGACTATTCAATTGGCAAGTAAAAAGTTCATGATCGCAGCCAACGGTATTCTTGGCCAATTCTTTTAGCTTTATAAATTTTTGCATAGAGAATTTTCCTCTGGAAATACTGCGTAAAGCATCATAGGACCTAGTATTCATATTAGCAATACTTTTGGCAGAACCATAATTATCTAAAAGGTAGATAGCAGTCTTGCTAAACCGATTATTGAAAAATGGCTTAAACTCAGGAAAGACGTGATCAAGGACATTTGTAATCTTGACCATGTAAAAGCTTCTCTGTTTAACAAGAGAGTCACGAAGACGAGTTAATGACTTAAGCGCATAGGTATGATAAAATCCTATTGGATAGGGTTTGTAATCAACCGTCATAAGCCAGCGGGCAATGGATATGGAATCAATTGCATCCGTTTTGGTACGCCTTAAAGACTGAGAC
This region includes:
- a CDS encoding nitroreductase family protein, which produces MKIGFNIEEAVRKRYSVRNYSDIEISEETMESIKEFIDDLSNPFGPKVTFHYLDNANPEENQKLGTYGVIKGANRYIGTTIKDEPLALEALGYEMEVLMLYLASKGLGTCWLGGTFDRESFATAMKVDKGELFPAITPYGYPAEKKHIKEVAMRTLIKADQRVDWSKIFFENDLNSPLSEDQAGEFAFPLEMLRLGPSASNKQSWRIVLRDGAFHFYEDKEPGYSDRFTYDIQKIDIGIAAAHFDLAAREKGLKGEFEFEEPKGELPKNLLYSFSWRIGK
- a CDS encoding IS110 family transposase; the encoded protein is MFYVGIDISKFKHDCFIVTEAGEVVCDSFSIKNDSDGFTELLSVLDSLDPKENVRIGFESTGHYALNLKLFLEKAHYSFMEFNPVLLSKFNKSQSLRRTKTDAIDSISIARWLMTVDYKPYPIGFYHTYALKSLTRLRDSLVKQRSFYMVKITNVLDHVFPEFKPFFNNRFSKTAIYLLDNYGSAKSIANMNTRSYDALRSISRGKFSMQKFIKLKELAKNTVGCDHELFTCQLNSLLSLYKQLANEVDSLESQIESLIVEIDPKTLSIPGIGPLSAAVIYAEYGDLSKFNSPAQMLSFAGLEPGYYQSGTSEHGGGMVKRGSSHLRYTLMNLCIPLIQYNMTFAEYYHKKRNEGKSHRVACSHLVKKLIRVIFTLEKNGIDFDPTKLR